cccgagtccacgctgccgctgctgctgccgctgcccggcagtcccgagtccacgctgccactgccgctgcccggcggtcccgagtccacgctgccactgcccggcggtcccgagtccgcgctgccgctgctgctgcctctgccgctgccgctgcccggcggtcccgggtccacgctgccgctgccactgcccggcggtcccgagtccacgctgccgctgcccggcggtcccgagtccacgctgccacTGCTCGGCTTCCGGGGATCTGCGTTGCGGGACTGCGTAGTTGGCCTGCAGTCTGGTGCCGCCCGCACTGCCGCCATTCCGGGAGGTTCCGCCTTGGCCGCCCGCGctctggccgtccgcccgagcgccGCCCCGTGCCTGGTTCCCGGCGCCAGGGGCGTCCGCCCGAGCGCCGCCCCGTGCCTGGTTCCCGGCGCCagggccgtccgcccgagcgtCGCCCCGTGCCTGGTTCTTGGCGCCCTGGCCGTCCACCAGAGCATTACCCTGTCCTTGGTTCCCTGCGCCCCGGTTGTCCGCCCAAGTGCCGTCCCATCCTT
The genomic region above belongs to Myripristis murdjan chromosome 24, fMyrMur1.1, whole genome shotgun sequence and contains:
- the LOC115356123 gene encoding splicing factor 3A subunit 2-like → MNRPLKDPAEQYCSFGEGTLDSHQQWLGELADCNRSVAAKISLISQQSALPLLLPLPLPLPGGPGSTLPLPLPGGPESTLPLPGGPESTLPLLGFRGSALRDCVVGLQSGAARTAAIPGGSALAARALAVRPSAAPCLVPGARGVRPSAAPCLVPGARAVRPSVAPCLVLGALAVHQSITLSLVPCAPVVRPSAVPSLVPSAPAVRPSTAPPLVTCPPAFHQIPALSPVLWPPPPPVL